TAATGACTGCCTGACAGTTAGTGTGACTGATATGGATTCTGTTGTTCTATGGATTCTGAATGTTATATAACATCTCGccgatatagttatattgtcaTTCAGTGTAACCTTGTGAAAATTCATCTGTCGTGATTTAGCAAAGGCTCAAACTAAGGAAAGCCAAGTGTGAAGTTTTGAGGAACTGTGTTTTTGATAAAGTTTTAAGTGCTGTGTATAATTTTTCCCAGAATACCCCCcgtcccccctccccaaaaagcATACCTTACATTTTACACAGCACTTTTAGAACTACTCTTTTTGAGTTTAAATGCAAGTAAACTACTTCCAAGATGTGGGCTCACCCtatattttgttctttgtttttgtgacagaGAACTGTCCATCAGAAGACAACCCTTTCCACTACAAATGGCCAGAGACAAGGCCAACAATCACTCAGTATGTGCCCTGCTTCCCCTACAAAGAGCGCAATGCCTCCAGAACATGGTAAGGCACACTATACTGAGAATGAAGGGACAGCATTAGGATTGATAGAGGTAAACCCCCCAAAATAACCCCATAACTGTAATCATGACTTTTTATCTCCTCCCAGTATGATCAGCCATCAGAATTATACATCCTTTTGGAACCAACCAGATCTCAGCAACTGCACAGATATCAAAGACATTGAGGTGTCTGAAGGTATGACATAGGTTTCCACACTAAAAAGTTCTCATCGGTAACATGACTTTTTTGTccaaaagaattaaaataaaaagagtaattgtgtttatttaaagctgCTTGGTCACATGGGTCAGGATTGTCCAGCGACAATACTTCTCAGGCCAGATTCACCATTCATAAGGTGTTTCTGAATTATCCGGGGTCACACTAAACATTCCTCCCTTAGAGTAGAGCGTAGGAGGTAGGCTATTCATAAAGCATATTATTCCTACTTTCAGCAGGGAGAAAAATTCACTTTTGAAACTGTATCTCAGGTTAGTTTATGACATTGAAAGTGGTGGGACTACCGACAGCATttaatgtctttcttttgttttccccaAATACCGCAGAAATCAGAGATAGATCAAAATGGTTCTTTTTAACGCTTTTTTGGTCCTGTGGTCAGGATTCACAAGATGATAATGACTTTCAGCTTGGCAGAGAATACTTTCATGTCTAGATGTGGTTGAAATTGCGGACCTTCTCTTTTAAAGTAAAACCCTCACAGTAATGCTGCACTATTGTATGAGTGAAAGGCATGGCCTTTCACTACACTGTGCCACTTCCTTATGACAAAAGATTTCAGTGGAGGAAAtttcaaactgtaaactgtaaaataaaattttctACTCCTTAGAATGAAAGTAGGAGGAAAAATTGTGTCACTGCAAAAAAATTGCATCACAGCTTTTATCTTTGGACAGATTTCCTACTCTGAAACATGAATATCAATATCAGCCCAGAACTGGTTTCATGTGTAGTTGGAGCGCAAGTACTGTGACTGTTCTAAACATTTTCGTGTCCTTCCCTAAACAGAGAACGCAGCGGAAGTGGCCGTTCAGCTTGCTGACATCACCAATAACGAACTATCGACGGAAGAGGTGTCACAAGTCGTCACCAAGGTGAAGGAGCTGGTGAATGTGGCCAGGATCAATGCCACACTGGCTTCAACAGTGGTCACCATCATCTCCAATGTCATGACAAGCTCAGAGTCAGCTCAGATGAATGCTTCGAAAACGTATGACTGCCCCTCACAACTTTTGAGCTAGCCTCACTACTCAGTTACCATAGGTTGTTTTTCTATAGAAGTGTCTTCATTAACTCTGAAGGATGAACTTGTTTTTAAGTTGTTGgttgttggtgtttgtttattttttcctttagttTGGTAGCAGTTCTGCCAGTTTCCTTGAATTCATCGTTTTGCCTTATGAATATTCTTGGTTCCTATGCTGTACTTACAGCTTGATAAAGTTTCTTTAAATGTTAGCATCTGCTAAgtgaataaatatgaatgtacAACATACAGGGCGTTGAAAGCTGTGGATGAGCTTGTACAGAAGATTGAGTTTGAAGGCCCGTCATTGGCCATCACCTCCAAAAACCTGGCAGTGGGCATCTCTTCCCTCAACTCCAGCAGATTTAACGGAACCAGCTTCAGTGCCTTCCTCCCACCCAATACAACAGACCCTCAGGTATTCAGTTTTCTCTGAAtctgtgttgttcttgttttttttctgctgttgtgttgttttctctctctctctctctctgtgtgtgtgtgtgtgtgtgtgtgtgtgtgtgtgtgtgtgtatgtgtgtgtatgtggtgtatgtatttatgtgtgtatatgtggttaTTCATGTGTGTACATGAATGAGTATATAAAAGCTCATTATGAACATTGTTTTGTAGAGGTATGTCATCCTAAAGCAGCAATGCTCATAGTTTGTACAAAGAGAGATCTGTAAGTCttcaaacaagcaaaaccaCAGAGAACATAAATGGCACATTATTCTGTAGCTATTCCCTGAGTGTTAGCCAGTGGGTTGAATGCCAAGACCTTGTGGAACATTCTGGATGGAAATGGCAATTTACCCCTGTTTTAGTGTGACTCAGACTTGTTCATTTCACAGACATGAGTGGaggtctatgtttgtgtgtatctctctctctctctctctctctctctctccctctctctctctctctgtatatatatatatatatatacacacacgtgcgcatatATTTGTATAAGACACTGAGTGttctttttgctctttaaaCTTACTTATGACGTAGTTTTATGCCCTGTTTTCGCAGTTCTTGAGTATGTTAAAGGATCATTTAACTCATTAGCTTGAGAACACTGAAGCAGTATACCTCATAGTGAGGCCCAGTAAGAGCTCTCACACTATACAGGGCTATAACAAGAGCCTCTGAGGAGCATTATGGCCCTTTGACAAGACGAATAATTGATTGAGTAAAATGAGTAAATTTAAAACTTTGATTTCCAGCTGTTCAAAATATATGACTCAAGATACACAAAGAGCAGAAAGAATTTCTTACCTCCCTAAATCATGACATGCCTAGTTTTTATAGAACAGAATTGTTTCAAATGCAGGTATTTTCCTTACATGCGTTTTACATAATCAGACCAAGCTCTGTTCAGAAGTTATATTTTTTGCAAACACGGTTATTACATGTGTAATTTGCCAATGATATAACATATTTAAAGCATATCATGTTTACAAATGGAGTCGGAATGATGCCGCACACAATTTTCCAATTCCCTTAGGACCTGGTGAGTGCTAGAAATAGCCAAAattgttgaaatgtgttttggaaCGTTAAATAGCTCGACTGTATTTTACTCCTGGTCTGTTTTATCGGTTTCACATGTCTCCCAGCGGGTGGGGTAATATTCCGGGGCATTGTGCTTACCATTTCCAGATGAGACAACACAGATATTCTACCCTTACTGCTCTCTAATCTAAACCATCTGAGCACAGAGCTTATGTGTAAAACTGCTTAGGACAACGGCAGCAGTTCCCCTTCATATGAAATTGTCTTTTATAACAGTTCAGTCGTGTCATATTGACTTACAGACGTATGGCAAAACTTCTGTTTAATGTACATATTGTTAATAAGGTCAGTTTAATTCTGTATTATATATAGCAAAGCTTTGATTATTGTAAAGGTTGTAGATCTTCTTGTCAAATACAATAGTATCTGTTTATTAGTTAGAATAAACCAATGTACATTGTGTCAGTGTACACTCATAAGGAGCATTGGTCGTAAAGTGCCCACTAACTGAGCAGGTCAGTGAGAAAAATTGGAAGCTGTGTTCACTATGGGTTGATTTTCTCTTTAGATTGACTTTGACTCAGAGTCACAGAACCCTCTCGCCATGGTCGTGCTGCCACCAACACTACTGCGCAACCTCAGCAGCACAGACACGGGGACAGCATCCAGGATCAACTTCATGTTCTTCAGCAAGACAGGTTTGTTCCCGGTGAGTGTAAACCCACTGACCTGTCCAAggcatgtgctgtgtgtgaagtAGAGACAGACTCTGGATCTGCTTTGTGAACATGTCTTCTATTTGCGTCTTTCAGGACAGACAGAGTAACGGGCTGTCGTTGAGCAGTTATGTGGTGGCAAGCAGCGTGGGGAACCTTTCCATCAGTAACCTGTTGGACCCCATTCAGATTGAGATTGCCCACCTGCAAAATCAGGTACTTTACCCAGTCCAaagtccctctctttcttttttttctctctttcagtttctctgtgtctctgtctgatttcCTGCATCTTGGTTCTTTGATAAGAACACATTAATTTACTCTCCTCCTGCCATCGGCCaacttcttctctttctgtctttggtATCAAGCCACTATCCCAAAgttatgtttatttctgttgctGATTCTCTGTTTTGACCTTAGAATGTTCAAAGATAAAAACATGTCCACTTATATTTCACTATTTCTTCTCAACTGTTATTTTCTGCTACTTCTGTGAGATGCTGCATCTCAAAACCAGAAAATCTTGAATCTCGTAATGTCCGTGTCTTTTAGAGTGCACCAAGGCGGCATTGTGTGTTCTGGGACTTCACCATTAAAAGTGAGTACTCAGCCAAAAACAGTGTGCTTTTGTTACATCCATAAAAATCCACCTCATCCAAGGCAATCTGCTAGATGTAATGTGAGGGGTCTAATGACTAGTTTGTTGTCAATGTGCGATGTTTGATTGACAAGTCAGATTTCACTCTGTGATTGGACGTCTTTTTCAGATGGCGCAGGTGGCTGGAACAGTGAGGGGTGTGAAGTCAGCCCAAAATCTGACAGCTATAAGACCATATGTCTATGTAACCACCTCACACACTTCGGTATTCTCATGGTGAGATTAAAGTCCTTTCGCTCAATTTGAGTGGTGAAAAAGAACATAGTTGCcttgtctgctctgtttttcatgtctaaAAAGCATGAaatctgtttctcctgtttcaAATCTAGTGGAAGATTTCTGTATTTTATCACTGCCTCACCTACCTCTGTTCTGTTACTTATTATAAATCTGATTTtacctgcttctctctctctctctctctctctctctctctctctctctctctctctctctctctctgtctctgtgtgtgtgtgtgtgtgtgtgtgtgtgtgtgtgtgtgtgtgtgtgtgtgtgtgtgtgtttgtgtatgtgtctgtctttggcaGGATATATCTGGAGCTGCTGCCCAGATTGATGAGAAGAACACCAGGGTTCTGACCTTCATTACTTACATCGGCTGTGGCATCTCTGCTATCTTCTCTGCTGCCACACTCCTCACCTACATTGCCTTTGAGTGAGTCTCCCTCTTCCTCAACATTCTCACTGAGCACAGAAAACCCAACACAGCCATCACACTCACTCTGCAGTGCATTTAAAGGGGGTCAGCCTGGATTTGGGTTTCTCATGCCAAAAAAGAAGCTCTCTGGTCATAAAGGAAAATAGTCTGTCAGCTTGGAAACTGCAGTTTTTTTGTTAAGTTAATGTACggtgtttttcatcttttcaaataATCAAGTTTTCTTCTGAAAGCTTCTCATGTCCCCTGTAtgatatgcacacactcataggATGATCATATATCGGAACACCAGCGATGTTCTCATATTAGCATAATTTAGATAAAGGCTTTGAAATACCTATTgagctaaataaaaaaaacatcaagcaAAACTGTGAACAAAAGTGTGAACAATAGTGCATGTACCAAAGCCAGGAATAAGACCAGTGTTTTTTCCAAGTAGTAGTTTTCTGTTAATTATTTCATACTCTGCCTCTAGATCCCATCTGTTAACCTCGAATAATGAGACACATAATGCAAACATTGCTGAAATAACACTTGGAACGATTTTCCATTTTCTTGTGAAGAAAATGTCCAGAGAGTCTCACTTGCCGCTCAGTAAGTTAAGTAATAAAATGAATCCACTGGGATCTCGTAGGAAGTTGCGTCGTGACTATCCGTCAAAGATCCTCATGAACCTGAGCACATCACTGCTCTTCCTCAACATGGTCTTCCTCCTGGACGGCTGGCTGGCCTCCTACGACATGGAGGgcctgtgtgtggctgtggctgtCTTTCTACACTACTTCCTGCTCACCTCCTTCACCTGGATGGGCCTGGAATCCATCCACATGTACATTGCTCTGGTTAAGGTCTTTAACACCTACATCCGGAGGTACATCCTCAAATTCTGCATCGTCGGATGGGGTATGTCACACTGCCACTTGCTGAGACTGTTCAGTTTTGATATGTGGTCAGCACTTTCATTTAGGTGCCTGTCAGTCAATAATCAGGTCCTAACTACATGCTTATAAACCTATCAGCTGCCAGTCAGAATATAATGGATATGACAGCCATGAATAACTCATTTAGTAAAAAATTAAGctataatttaatttattcaagggtatgaataataataatggtaataatagaGGAATGATTACTAGCATTTTGAAAGCAGTTATTACATTACCATGAACTGGTGCCTGATTTCCATCTCTGCATATCTCATTATGGGAAGTGTGAATAGTTTTTTTATTGCATAAGTAATCCTGAGAAACGGGAGCTGACAGAGGTTTTCCGACGTGCCTGTGTGTCCAGGTGTCCCTGCAGCGATCATTGGTATCGTAGTGGCTGTTGACAGAAACAGCTATGGCAAAGAGTACTATGGGAAAGGTGGAAATGGACAAGGGTCATCTGAGTTGTAAGTCTAATCTGAAATACATTAAaccaaaagagacagagatatcaCACTAAAACAGCAAACCTCTGAACAGCCACACTAGCATTACGCATGCGTCACGGTACACCAGTGGAATCGTCCTCTGTATTCTGAAGTTCAGCTGAACATGAAAGTTAATTTTCAAATGAGTTATTCTCTGGTCGCTCCATGCCCAAATGCACTCAGACAGCTTTTAAAGATAAGGATCACCCCCTGGTTTAGGAGTAAATTAATCTCAATCTTGATTAGAGAAATACCTCCCCAAAGACAGTAGAGTTTTTTGCCACCCTCTCCgtcttctctctcagctgctgGATCAAGAGTCTGGTGGTTTTCTACGTGACCTGCGTGGGCTACTTTTCCATCATCTTCCTCATGAATGTGGCCATGTTCATCGTGGTGATGATGCAGATCTGCGGTCGTAATGGCAAACGCAGCAATCGCACATTGAAGGAAGAGATCCTGAGAAATTTACGCAGTGTGGTCAGCCTAACCTTTCTGCTGGGCATGACCTGGGGGTTCGCCTTCTTCGCCTGGGGCCCCGTGAACCTGGCTTTCATGTACCTGTTCTCAATTTTCAATTCCCTACAGGGTGGGTCAACAATCAGGATTTTTCATCTGCAAATATCATGTAGAGTAAATCCACAAGTGGTGGACTGTCTCTGAGTAATATGAGTATCTCTGTGATTGACAATGGTGAAACTTTTCTCACAAAGTGGAGATTTCCATTTGATGTCATGTCATATTTTAACCACTAGAGGTCTCTTTGACACCTTTCAGTGAAAACTTAACATCGCGAAAGCCTCTGTGTAGACTGTTGGCTAGTTTGGTTTCGTGGTCCTTAAAGAAATAACTATGGCagcatgtctgttttatttctgtcatatGTATTTTAGTTTatcaatttaaatgttttgtctttgatagggttgttcatatttatatttcactgtgcacTGAAAGAAAACGTACAGAAGCAGTGGAGGAGGTATCTATGCTGTGGAAAGTTACGCTTAGCAGACAATTCAGGTAatgtcttaaaaacaaaacccaaaaaaaaaagaaaagaaaagaaaatactcaACACTTAAAACCAGAGCCTGTCATCtctggttttatttcatttgggGAAATTTTTTCAGAAATAGCAGTTGTTATAGAGCTGATCACATGTTCAgtctttaaaaacagttttgaatcAGGTAAAGCCCAgcaattttatatttatttcccAAATTTGCAATTTAACTAAGTAATTCAGATTTTAGGTTGTTTGTACTCTGAATCTGTTCGCAATAAACAATGGAACATCTTGTGCTATTATCTCTCTTTTTGGAGGGTTCTTATTCATCTTTGCCTCTGTCCAAAATCCATCATAGTCTCTGCTCTAAGGTGACCAAAATGTGACGTCTGTTTATGTAATCATGTTTAATTTCTCAGTTAAAGCCCCCCCACTCATAAATTCCATCTAGGCTGCTAAAATAACATTGCATAGTTAGTTATtgaaagacaaaagcagaggTCTTAACACAGCTTTACTACCAATAaaatatgatacagtgtgtgacCTTGCTAATGTCCAAAAGTCAAATcagatttctcctcttttttgtttgagaCATATGCTCAAGTCTTTCCTAAAAGCACTTTTAGGAATTATAGACACTAAAATGTACAATGTTAGCCTTGGTACAAACATAAAAGACTGTCAGATTCTAGAATTTCATTCAGTTCTTTTCTGTGTTAAGTCACTTAATCTTTTTCATAGAGTTGTTCCAAGCTAATCATAAGTCTTTGATTGTTATCATAATAGATTCAGTCATCATTAACATGCTCTGAGTCAATCAGAATTTACTGTTGGTATCTGACTGTATTTTGCAGACTGGAGCAAAACGGCCACTAATAACACAAAGAAGGTCAGCTCAGACAATCTGGGAAAGTCCCTGTCCTCTAGTTCCTTTGGCTCCAGTACAGCTAACTGGACTTCCAAGGCCAAAGCTACACTGAACCCCTTTGCCAAGCGCAACAGTAATGCAGGTAAGCCAGAATAAGGTTCATCCAAAAGAACATTATGATTTTCGTTTGATGTGAATTATGGACTTATTACTTGGCTGAATTTTGGAAGGGGTatggagtattttttttcttgtatgtaTTCCGTCCAGTGATAAATTTGTGGATATGgaacattttgcttttttttttaatcagaactTTTTATGTTGTCATACTTAAtttgtgattatttatttgttgctgtgtgtgtttgtttatttattgatgtgCATTTCTTATGTCAGGTTTGTGTAAGCAAAGGGTCTAGGCAGTCTTCCTCCTGCTGGGAAGCTTAAGTATACGTGAGGTTTTATACTAGTTCTGTCCAGCAGATCTCAATCAACTAATCAAAGGCATAAGGAACGTCCTCTTATTAAAATCAGGTGTGTTCCATGAGGGCTGGAACACTATCCCGTAAAAGTAAAGCTCTCCAGGAGAAAGGATGCCTAGCCCTGAAAGAGCtctttccagaacattctgatgtcttgtttttctcaatCCTTGACTCTAAAACCCTGGGTTGGCtcattgtcattttgtgttgtaatATTTTTAGCGTAGGCCTTTTTCATCAATAATAGTCCTATTTATTGTAAGAACTCACTGTTAGTGACTATGTCAGAggtgtttaatgtgtatttatagatgtgtttttgatgtatagaacacacacccataatttatttttttcatgtatttatgtttgtggtGTAGAGAGTACTCACCAATAATGCGAAGGAGAACCTCACTGAGGTAAAGCTACATGCTTAAATTGACTCCATCCTTACTTGTGTCGTGTAATTAGCCTCTACCATATCAGGACATGACTGGATTCAATCTACCAGCTCTAGTCATTACCTTTAACTCCAAAAACTAACTTGCAAGTCTGACTCAGTTAGCTTTTGTGTTCTGCCGAAAATAACCTTTTAGAAAATAGTGCTGCGTTTGCTGTTTGTTAGGATATTTTTGCCGAATGTCTTAATTGCTTGTTAGATTGAATCCAGATTGTTTTAAAGGTACTAGAAAGCATGAGCCCAGCCTCTGCCACTGTCTATTCCCCTTTGGTCAGTGGTACCAAACTCAGCAAGTCATGTTAAAACAGTCATCTGTTTTCATCAATGGTTAATGCATTTTAAGAAAAGGGGCTATTCTTTAGCATATACTTAATGTAAGCAGACTCTGAACATGAGGCTAACAGTCACCTCTTATTTACCCATAGTCTCCAAGCATGTTTTATTTCCATGCTAATCTTCTTAGCCTGAAAATTAAGCAAGTTTCACAAACACGTTCTTAACTTTTAGCGAAGGTGACATATGATTATTTGAAGATTACTTTGTGAATTTGATGGGGCAGACACTGGCAGACGATGGCTATGTCATATACACTGTGCTCACgggcatttattttttttaatctgaaaaccCTGACGGTGTCACAGCAAGAACATTGAGTTTGCAGGGACAGCCCTGAGATGccacagagagagtcagaagcCTACAGACTGAATACAGTGTCCTCAGTCAGTCCACCCTATCACAGCATGCTGCTTCATGCAGTGTCCTCAGTCAGTCCACCCTGTCACaccgggagggggggggggggggtcaaaattgtttgacattttaaataaatgtaggTGCGTGAGGGCCAAATGATGCTAGCCAGAAAAGTAGCAGAATTTACCGACTTCAGTcctgaatgtttttatttgtgccAGTGGTAGACAACTGTACAGAAAAGAACATATGGACAAAATAACAGAGGCAGtagtaaataataaaatattatatgaATACCTATTGATTAAGTGGGTGTTGGGTTGCCCTTTGTCTTCAGAATAACTTCAGTTCTTATTGGGATACTGTTAAAGAAGTTTTGAGCTGGTTTTAATGGGATACTGGAGTGGTCTTTCTTTGAGAAATAAAAGAGGTGGGAATCCCTACCATACACTACACTCCAAAGCTTCCTGTGAAGATTCAGACACCTGGTGTTAGAGAAGACCATGGAAGGTGGCCTTGGAAGACTGATTACAAAATCCAACTTCACCCTTGTACTCATGGAAACCATGCTTTTAACTGTTATTTAGTTGTGTGTATGGGGCATTTTTGTCTTGGAATATGAGAACAACTTGAGGAAACAACGTACCATAGGGTCCCCTGGTCACCTGAAATTGACTCTCCAGTACTTACCCATACTTCTACCATATTGAGTAAGTGTCAGGTGCTCACTTGACAAATGAGCTCTCACCAGACGACTTCCGAAATCCTAAATCATAACAGACAGATGGCATTTGCAATTTAGAACCAGTGAGAATGATGCTTTATGTGGCAAGATACTAAGTAGTCACCCCAAGTTGCTTTGTAATATGTTATACAGCAGGCCCTCTGAACAGAGGAGTAGTTGAAGATGGTTGTTGGATGTTGTTTGACTGCATTAGATTCAGGTGATTTTTTCCAACATTGGGACTTGATCTCATCATTGTGGAGGTAACTACAGGTTCACAGAATGACCACTtatcagtgtgtttgaatgataATGATTGATCAGTTGACTATGGTCACAGATCACACAAGGCTATTCAAAGATAtaactcattaaaaatgatgatgatgattattattatcatcatcatcatcattattattagcattatcattatcattactactactactacttctgcTTGATACAAGTGTTTGGTAACGATTGTGGGGCTTGTTAGCATTTATGACATGCTACACATAGCTATCAGTTGAAAGATTTATGGACCGTACTGTTGATAACATCATCTCAAATCCTGATTTGACCCCAGGATAAAGGAATGATGATATTAATGGTTTTCAAGCATTTTTTCCATCACTAGTCCACACCCTGTGTCTCTTTAGTTTTGGCACACAGAGGTAGGTCACTGGTGTGGAGAAAACCTTCCTTTGTGTTGTTGCCAGATTTTTCTCTATTATTGTCTCCAGATGCGTGAGTCGTGAGCTAATCTACAAAATTACTTCTGAAAAACGGACAAAAGTGAAGTACCCTTTTTCACTGATGGGGTTTCAgagtgcatgtgtacgtgtttTTGGCACATGAATGCATAAGGGCATGTGAACACCTGAAAAACTATCCTGGCACTCTGTTTTAAACAATGACTTCAGTCTCATTACCCCATAATCATATGTTTACATTAAATTGGCCCCAGCcttttttaatgacaaagtGTTGACATGATTCAATTCTATAGAGAGATGTTACAACTGCAGgtaaattgtttaaaatgagtGCCAGTTGTTTCACTCTCCATTGCATAGATACTCTATGTATAAGAATGATTCTGTtttgaattgtgtttgtgtctgtgtttgtgtgtttgtttgtttgtttgtttggttgggtttGAATTTCATGGCTAACAGTTTAACTAGCTCTGACAGTGTGATTGGCtataaaaatgtacaataaGAGAATTGCACTGAGGTAGTCCTaacctctctctgttgctgAGTTTGCTCACATTCATCTCGTTTGGGTTGGTTTTTCAGGAAAAAGTTTTTCCAGCCAGGCCAGCCCCAAATGCAGCTCCTCAGATGGGGAGCCCTCTTCCTCCATCATACCCGTCCATCAGGTCCTTGACAAGGTGAAGGGCTACTGCTCCGTGCGCTCAGACAACTTTTACAAGAATATCATCATGTCGGACAGCTTCAGTCACAGCACCAAGTTCTAGACAGGCCAGCCAATCACACCACAGCAAATTCCTCCCATGAAACCCAGGCTTCCGAAGGCCAGACCAGCTCTTAGCTGCATGTGCATCCTGTATTACTTTCTAGCAAAGCAGCCATTTCACAGTCGATTCACAGATTTCCAGAAACAAACATAGTAGAGAAACACTACAGAAAGTGTAGATCTTACATACTGTGATGCTCAACTGAAactgtcaacattttttttttgtaaatatttatattgtactactttttgtgcttttttctAATCACTTTGTATGTGTacttaaatacttttttttttttgcacacgctatgggtgttttttttttccagcttttgTGTACATAGCTAAGTGCTTGTCACATTGGAACTGCATTTCTGTTGGGACCAAGTGTTTTGTTCCATTATAAGCCCATAGAGGGGCTAATATGAGGGAAGCTTAGCCATTactgagagagggaacagtTTCAGCTTTTgcttttgatgtttgatgtttatGATTCCTGCCAGGCAGTTTATCTGAAAGGCAATGAGAGTTATTGTACCATATGTCAGGTAATGTCCCATCTTGCATAAAGATGTATTCACTGTAATCTAGTGATCCTATAATGTTGTGGTTTTCtcaatatttatatattttttcaagtTTCGTTCTGACATGCTCTACTACTGATTAACACATTCAAAGGTTTCAAGTTACCATTACACgtcatttttcttttagcaaAGCTACTTTTTCAAATTCCTGAGATCAACACTGTGCGAAGTTAGATTATGCTCtaaaggttttttgttgttgtttttgttattgttgttgttgttgttgtcgttgttgtggttttgttttgttttgttttttttacagcagttaAACAAAAAGACAATTACCAAACAAATGTAACcagtttaaatatttcagagatAATGCCAAACAGGAGATGTGATATTTATTCTCTTAAGCCTGGTCAAGGTCCATTAGCTGCGGTGAAGGTCTGCAGAGTGCAAATATTGCTTGGGTAAATGTTATATATGAGTTATAATATTTGATCTGGTCCAAAGTGCTGATCATACCAATGGCTTGTATGGATGCTTATCAAAATGTGACATACTATATATTAAAAGctcttaaattaaaaaaaaactcttgtttGTTCTGTCTTGTGCATTTTAGCCATTgatc
This sequence is a window from Chanos chanos chromosome 4, fChaCha1.1, whole genome shotgun sequence. Protein-coding genes within it:
- the adgrg6 gene encoding adhesion G-protein coupled receptor G6, yielding MYLVLSCRVNCNLVLTDPQGTFTSPCYPSDYPQSQTCKWTLQAPTGFIVQITFLDFELEEVHGCIYDRVLVNTGTNEVKFCGLTANGLTLNSSGNVMEVSFNSDFSVQKKGFSVSYRQVAVALRNQKVTLTRDAKDVVKVSSSVNIPTLNDFTICFEAAVHWDDNQNTENIFSYVDDSSNVILAFGKTVNGMALTIDGTICLLNAALGVSDITSSLRQFCLTWSKNTGHIGVYFGGNYRTEMCTDSRSQNLRRGSIFHLGRPGTTQDSQVQSFSGVVYNFRLWNSEMSFSSLSALTCDDVGNLIDWDNDFWDIPDSYAQTDSSLSCSTSLPTLTSQMTTCASPGLGCPATLTTIPSIATTNTISTNAATHEDIFYRIFLVVNNGQASLTDTDVERAITQWLNQTFQNWIYTVYVDNIRLVIVLLISRVFTCYALLVYKNTTNTKLAESDIEGKLNAVSIGSGLVMERVTVESIENCPSEDNPFHYKWPETRPTITQYVPCFPYKERNASRTCMISHQNYTSFWNQPDLSNCTDIKDIEVSEENAAEVAVQLADITNNELSTEEVSQVVTKVKELVNVARINATLASTVVTIISNVMTSSESAQMNASKTALKAVDELVQKIEFEGPSLAITSKNLAVGISSLNSSRFNGTSFSAFLPPNTTDPQIDFDSESQNPLAMVVLPPTLLRNLSSTDTGTASRINFMFFSKTGLFPDRQSNGLSLSSYVVASSVGNLSISNLLDPIQIEIAHLQNQSAPRRHCVFWDFTIKNGAGGWNSEGCEVSPKSDSYKTICLCNHLTHFGILMDISGAAAQIDEKNTRVLTFITYIGCGISAIFSAATLLTYIAFEKLRRDYPSKILMNLSTSLLFLNMVFLLDGWLASYDMEGLCVAVAVFLHYFLLTSFTWMGLESIHMYIALVKVFNTYIRRYILKFCIVGWGVPAAIIGIVVAVDRNSYGKEYYGKGGNGQGSSEFCWIKSLVVFYVTCVGYFSIIFLMNVAMFIVVMMQICGRNGKRSNRTLKEEILRNLRSVVSLTFLLGMTWGFAFFAWGPVNLAFMYLFSIFNSLQGLFIFIFHCALKENVQKQWRRYLCCGKLRLADNSDWSKTATNNTKKVSSDNLGKSLSSSSFGSSTANWTSKAKATLNPFAKRNSNAGKSFSSQASPKCSSSDGEPSSSIIPVHQVLDKVKGYCSVRSDNFYKNIIMSDSFSHSTKF